A section of the Anomaloglossus baeobatrachus isolate aAnoBae1 unplaced genomic scaffold, aAnoBae1.hap1 Scaffold_2569, whole genome shotgun sequence genome encodes:
- the LOC142263280 gene encoding uncharacterized protein LOC142263280: MCQVPIRCQDVTVYFSMEEWEYLEGHKDLYKDVMMEIPQPLTSPGLSSKKTTPERCPHPLLPQDCKQEDPDVPQDHQVPTISDPLSGDLLYKRILLIAPSRMDMDRDKMAERILHLTLEIFFRLTGEDYTVVKKTSSERCQAPVSEGWGRPLSPITGPPPHPPIHEDINDQKILELTYKMIELLTGEVSIRCQDVTVYFSMEEWEYLEGLKDLYKDVMMEVPQPLTSPGLSSKRTTPERCPRPLLPQDCKQEDPDVPQDHQGEDLPHINTTETYVRGDERWKEESPTDDCAGE; the protein is encoded by the exons atgtgtcaggttcctataaggtgtcaggacgtcaccgtctatttctccatggaggagtgggagtatttagaaggacacaaagatctgtacaaggacgtcatgatggagattccccagcccctcacatcaccag gtctatccagtaagaagacaacaccagagagatgtccccatcctcttctcccacaggactgtaaacaagaagatcccgatgttcctcaggatcatcag gtccctacaatatcggatcctctcagtggagatcttctatataagagaattctcctgattgccccatcaaggatggatatggacagggacaagatggcggagaggatattacacctcaccctagagatcttcttccggcttactggagag gattacacagtagtgaagaagacctctagtgagcgctgtcaggcccctgtgtctgagggatggggaagacccctgagcccaatcacggggcctccacctcaccccccgatacatgaggacatcaatgaccagaagatcctagaactcacctacaagatgattgagctgctgactggagag gtttctataaggtgtcaggacgtcaccgtctatttctccatggaggagtgggagtatttagaaggactcaaagatctgtacaaggacgtcatgatggaggttccccagcccctcacatcaccag gtctatccagtaagaggacaacaccagagagatgtccccgtcctcttctcccacaggactgtaaacaagaagaccccgatgttcctcaggatcatcag ggggaagatctgccccatattaatactacagagacttatgtgaggggtgatgagcggtggaAAGAGGAGAGTCCTACAGATGACTgcgcaggtgagtag